The DNA sequence TATAGTACCAGCTAGCTAAtcctactctctctctctctatatactCTCTGTTAGGGGAGAGCATAAATCGGTCTGAatcgaaaaaccgaaccgaaccgatcaaTTTCGGTTTAATAATTCGGTTAATCGAAAgcttcagtttgattcgattagtatttttcagtttttttggttttcggttcgattcggtttaaacgtgttaaataactGAAAAATCGAAAAACCGATTTTATACATAGAAAtactgattttatatatatttttaaattttatataaatttttatgaattttttaaatattattattatgtattcaAATAATATGcattgataaatttatgtaaaatatttattaaattattctactgaaattaaaagcagaaaattaaaaaaaattatagatttcaatttgaatcgaactaaactaaaccgaaccgatttttatcggtttAATTCCGACCGATTGCACACCCTACtctctttatattaataaaatttaaatatttttaatttaattttaaatttaattagactACATCCGCTTTTAATCCACAGAACGTGattcaaaattgaaatattcaaatataattGTCAATATTCAATTATTATTGTCAGTTAGTGAAAATATGGAGTCTTTTCTGTCTACTAAAGGTCTAAAATTTCATGTATACGGATGCACTTGTTGGAAAATCGGACAAAGAAATGAGCTAAAATTTTGGAAACAGAATTCATGAGTTATCTCTTATATTCTCTGGTTTCTTATGCTAttcaagtaaattttaaaaggaaaaaaaaattatatatatattattaaaaataaaagacgaCAACTAAGAAAATATTACCAAACAGAGATAAAAACAAATCAGTAAGAAACCAAGTAAAGATAAACTATGCACTAGAATACCGTCCTGTATTATTGATCATTATTACTTTATTCCTAGTGGTGATGAATAGATTGTTGCAATAATTTTTCACTCACTAAATCttaaaaaagattttattttaataaaaaaactactCTAATATAAGAGattcattttaatatattcattattaaagctctaatttttattattttaaaaaataaaataaattatcagagcttttttttctttaatgatgTCTTGAGTTGAAATATCGAGTAtggaatatttttaaaatttaaaagaaaatatttttcgctTTTAATAGTTATGTTCAATATAAAATCCAAATTAATCGAATGATATATGCATAAAAGGAAGTTTAACGGTTTTTATTGAAGGAGTGGTTCGACacatttttttctatatttaatataaaattttaattaatcggATGATATATggataaaaaaaactttaatttttattaattaacagATTTTTATTAAAGAAGTGGTTGgacacatttttttttttaaataaattatgagaTTATTTATTATGACCATAATAAATATTGGTCGAGAATATTTTACCCTTTAATAAGTTGACTCAGTGTTgcttttaattcaaataaaaaataatttacattttattaactaaaagatgagatataatagtgtatatatatatatatatatatattaacgatttaaaagataaaataaggatttaaagaaattattttatcttttaataggTTTGATATGCTCAAATTTTGattagtattttaaatatttataaataattttttttaaaaataattttttacttatATTATGAGATATATTGAATAACATCACCAATAACAATCAGGTGGATAGGCCACCCAATGAGTCAATTAAACAAGTCACACTAGTTGTCACTAGTTGCACCGACTAATGAGTCATGGGTCGAGTTCGGAAGATATAATGCAATGATCATAATTCAAAGGAAAATTATGGTAATGATTGTATTGATGATGGCATATATGATCAATTATGaattataaattcaaaaatttttttttaaaatatggttAGTGTTACTGTCAatggaagaaagaaagaaaaattgataagaggagaagaaaaagaggaaCAAAAGCACCTTCATGGGACCCATTGCTTGTCTCCCGATAGACCCATAGATGTGATTTTCATCTTTCTCCCCACTGCACTATTATACTATTCTTCTTTTgcatcctctctctctctctctctctctaatccCCActtctttttccccatttcttgCTAAAAATACCCAAGAATTTCtctgaaagaaaaggaaaattaatCATGTCAAGTGACAGGCCTAAAGATTCTGCTGAAGGGTCCTCACGATCCGGTGGTGATCATCATCATCACCAGCAACAGCAGGTAATTTCTCAGCCGGCTCCGTTGAGCCGGTACGAGTCACAGAAACGGCGAGACTGGAACACTTTTGGGCAGTACTTGAAGAACCAGAGACCTCCAGTTTCACTGTCACAGTGCAACTGCAACCATGTCCTTGATTTTCTTCGATATCTTGATCAGTTCGGAAAAACTAAGGTTCATCTACATGGGTGTGTGTTTTTTGGACAACCAGACCCTCCTGCTCCTTGCACTTGCCCTCTAAGGCAAGCCTGGGGAAGTCTTGATGCCTTAATCGGACGGCTGCGAGCTGCTTATGAGGAACATGGAGGATCATCGGACACAAATCCTTTTGGAAATGGAGCTATTCGTGTTTATTTGCGTGAAGTGAGGGAGTGTCAAGCTAAGGCAAGAGGGATTCCAtacaagaagaaaaagaagaagaagaatcaaaTCAAGCCAAGAGAAGATGCAAAGCCCTCGATGCAGACAGCTTAATATCAACAACTCCTTTGGCTTCTGCAGATGAATGGTAATAATTCTGCCTTAGAGGAATttcacacaaacacacacaAATAAGAATTTTACATGCATCTTCATACACAAACATCTACATGATCAGTGGTGTTGTAGCTTGATTTTCTCAGAAATTTTCTGATTAACAGAGGCAAAATGTACAGCTATCTTTATCTAAACAACAAGCAAAACAAATCAAATTCCTACTTAATTATAAATCGATTCCTGAAAAGGGATTATGACTATTGAATTAGATGATCAAACCTGTTTGTATGGCGTCATAAAACCCTAAACCCACCTCGCAAAACCCTAATCCAGGCATCGTTGTGTGTGTATGGAGTGAAGAAGAGTGGGTTTTAGAGCCTGAGATTGTATGGGATCGATAATCTATGATTGGggtgaaagaaagaaagaaaagagtctctctctcaaatcatgcaaaacactGTTTATAATGTTttccaaattaaataaatctaagttgattacttttttttttttctctcttgtttttgtttcttttttgattCTCTCTGATTTTCGTGCTCCCCATGAAGGACCATGTGATATGTCATACGTTTGCATGTGATTTCATATGCTCATTTCACGTCTCATATCTCCTGTATATATACCTATATACATACTCTCATCGTTTGTGATATTCCCAATTAagcatataataatttataatttttcttagtGGAACAATaatcttttatattaattttttttatatatataagcaAAAAGGTGGTGTTGATATGAAACAAAATAAGGTGGGATGGAGGAATACTCCACATTATAACCTCCAAAATCGGACActacaacaaattaaaaatacagttatgaatttttaaacGGTGAATAATTTTATcgttaatattttaaatgattaataatttattttaatagttatatttttataatttaatcaataaattttatcgatattttttaatgaaattttgagTCAAAACAAAATCATTTTTAGTTGTTGGTTTGTTAATGCAGGATGAAATCTTTGTCAGGATCAGAATTTGTTctgaaaattcttttttttttttttttaattatccaaTGAGTTTTTGTGCATTTTCCTAGCTATTTCAATTCcaatgaataatttttaaataaaagactttttttttatctatgttggagagatttttttttttttggattttaatATCTTCaaattgtatttattttgtGGTTAATGTGTTCTTCCATattctctatttttattttttctttttctctcaatttttttcttattttttattattttttcaatgatatatatttttattttcattaatattattttctcttatttaattttccttatttaaatGTGTAATAATGACttcttgtaaaattaaaaatatttaaaataataaattaatattagatCTCAacattaatttgaaaaatgataaccaaattttttaaaagaaatttttttcaaatatttttttaaaaattagcgACCAATTATTAATAATAGATGTGAAATTCAATTGCAAatacatttaatatttaatttaaaaaaaactaatttttacCAATCTATTAGTAAATCAGTTACCATGCCaacaaattttaattgaattgctAATGAAAAATCCATTAGTAATTCATGAAAATCTCCTAGTGTATGAAACCCACTCATTATtacattatttaatattttttttataaaaaaaactatatataaaagcatattttctttatttattatttttttataaagaatatCAAATTTCTGGTATATTTGCATCCTCTGAAAGACAACTTACAAAacacaaatataattttttttattacttcaattattaaaaaaaaaaaactttacgcctatatttatttgtgaaaaataatttatatttataaaatatttttgtattgtataacttttattaaaaaataaaatattttaataaatttatatatatagattttcataagaatattaaaaatatagaaaatgactatttctttaaaaaaagaatataattttcttaaaataatttaattttttattttatcagaaaaatatttctgattgattaaaatttctaagtgttaaaaaatatgaaaagtattttttttaaaaaaatattttctgtcatGTATAACAATATTGCATTGTAAATAAACTTCTTTGAacattatttttcaaaagttCTCAATGAAAGTCTTAGCATATGTGCATATGAAgtgaaggaaaataaaataaaataagacaaACCCTAGCTAAAGGTGATCCTTCATGCCAATTAGCTAGAATTCTCTATAATTAATACCATTAATTAGCTAGAATGCTCTATATTCCATCCCTAAAATTTGTCATTGTTGAAACTACGAATTATGGTTGgaaatgatattaaaaa is a window from the Manihot esculenta cultivar AM560-2 chromosome 16, M.esculenta_v8, whole genome shotgun sequence genome containing:
- the LOC110603105 gene encoding protein LIGHT-DEPENDENT SHORT HYPOCOTYLS 10, whose amino-acid sequence is MSSDRPKDSAEGSSRSGGDHHHHQQQQVISQPAPLSRYESQKRRDWNTFGQYLKNQRPPVSLSQCNCNHVLDFLRYLDQFGKTKVHLHGCVFFGQPDPPAPCTCPLRQAWGSLDALIGRLRAAYEEHGGSSDTNPFGNGAIRVYLREVRECQAKARGIPYKKKKKKKNQIKPREDAKPSMQTA